One window from the genome of Solea solea chromosome 2, fSolSol10.1, whole genome shotgun sequence encodes:
- the nyx gene encoding nyctalopin — protein MSVLTVTVSLLLLLLPPVAWARWACVRACPASCSCSQEKSCSVLCDRSALAELPREFPCEAASINLDKNRLKFLSERAFGTLPSLRSLSLDHNNISFITPGAFKGLANLVELKMAHNEYISYLHTRTFTGLKKLVRLDLSDCNLFNIPDRIFIEQTALRELLCFQNKFRRIPGAFRGMENLTHIYLERSKIEAVAYNSLLGLSSLRYLNLQENRINVIHDQAFQDLVRLENFYLNDNLLSDLPRLAFKGLVRLKMLNLGGNQLTNVSRTWFSDLVELEILFLDRNQLLSIEEGTFENLTSLMTLHLNSNNLTSLPFPVFQPIYFLGRLYLFRNPWECDCALQWLKEWMENYRLVRDVPCASPSSVAGLDLSEVVFSRVNDTCVDPAELNLTTVSPDVESTTENRFNSLISKLLQQELREEMGNGTESLRNGTRLGPEDGQLSAGVTGCWDYTSQSLLRFSVVWLLLL, from the exons atgagtgtcctcactgtcaCGG tgtctctgctgctgctgctgctgcccccgGTGGCATGGGCGAGGTGGGCGTGTGTGAGGGCGTGTCCGGCGTCGTGCTCCTGCTCTCAGGAGAAGAGCTGCAGCGTCCTCTGTGACCGCTCTGCACTCGCCGAGCTGCCACGAGAGTTCCCCTGTGAGGCCGCGTCCATCAACCTGGACAAGAACAGACTCAAGTTCCTGTCGGAGCGAGCGTTTGGAACTCTGCCCTCCCTCAGGTCCCTGTCTCTGGACCACAACAACATCTCCTTCATCACTCCTGGAGCCTTCAAg GGTCTCGCCAACCTGGTGGAGCTGAAGATGGCTCACAACGAGTACATCAGTTACCTCCACACACGGACCTTCACAGGCCTGAAGAAGCTGGTGAGGCTGGATCTGTCCGACTGTAACCTCTTCAACATCCCAGACCGGATCTTCATCGAGCAGACGGCGctgagggagctgctctgcttcCAGAACAAGTTCAGGAGGATTCCTGGAGCCTTCAGAGGCATGGAGAACCTGACCCACATCTACCTGGAGAGGAGCAAGATCGAGGCGGTGGCCTACAACTCCCTGCTGGGCCTCAGTAGTCTGAG GTACCTGAATCTCCAGGAGAACCGCATCAACGTGATCCACGACCAGGCCTTCCAGGACCTGGTGCGTCTGGAGAACTTCTACCTCAACGACAACCTCCTGTCAGATCTTCCTCGACTCGCCTTTAAGGGCCTCGTCCGCCTCAAGATGCTGAACCTGGGAGGGAATCAGCTAACCAACGTGTCCAGGACGTGGTTCAGTGACCTGGTGGAGCTGGAGATCCTGTTCCTGGACCGGAACCAGCTGCTGTCCATTGAGGAGGGCACGTTCGAGAACCTGACCAGCCTGATGACGCTGCACCTGAACAGCAACAACCTCACCAGCCTCCCCTTCCCCGTCTTCCAGCCCATCTACTTCCTGGGCCGCCTCTACCTCTTCAGAAACCCCTGGGAGTGCGACTGCGCCCTCCAGTGGCTGAAGGAGTGGATGGAGAACTACAGGCTGGTGCGGGATGTCCCCTGTGCGTCGCCGTCCTCTGTGGCGGGACTGGATCTGAGCGAGGTGGTCTTCAGCCGGGTGAACGACACGTGTGTGGACCCGGCGGAGCTGAACCTGACCACGGTGTCGCCGGACGTCGAGTCCACCACGGAAAACCGCTTCAACAGCCTCATCTCCAAACTGCTGCAGCAGGAGCTCAGGGAGGAGATGGGGAACGGGACCGAGAGCCTTCGTAATGGGACACGGTTGGGGCCCGAGGACGGGCAGCTGTCCGCGGGGGTCACAGGGTGCTGGGATTACACTAGCCAATCACTTCTCCGCTTCTCTGTGGTCTGGCTCCTCCTACTCTGA
- the nup35 gene encoding nucleoporin NUP35 isoform X2, with product MELQVGTEPMTLGSPTSTKTNPGAQFLPGFLMGDLPAPASPQPRPFSLTMPLMESTGGGSGGGGGSAPQPVIPTPKDKSGAPPVRSIRDDLVCVGTPLSAHRTSFSVMQSPLSVRQGTPGNTTGLQQACLSPAQVDPFYSQGESLSSEDQLDQTWVTVFGFPPASASYILLQFAQYGNILKHKMASPGNWMHLQYQSKLQAKKALSKDGKVFGDAIMVGVKPCIDKSVMDSSEADSSPFSSSMCSSSVLPSTPRSAIRPLSSAYRSSTGDFQVVSDRQTPRKDDSLVSKAMEYMFGW from the exons ATGGAACTACAAG tgGGGACTGAACCCATGACCCTTGGCTCTCCCACGTCAACCAAGACAAACCCCGGGGCCCAGTTCCTGCCCGGCTTCCTCATGGGTGACCTTCCTGCTCCGGCGAGCCCGCAGCCCCGCCCCTTCAGCCTGACCATGCCCCTCATGGAGAGCACAG gcggaggaagtggaggaggaggaggctccgCCCCTCAGCCTGTCATCCCCACCCCTAAAGATAAAAGTGGAGCCCCGCCTGTTCGCAGTATCCGCGACGACCTGGTGTGTGTGGGGACACCGCTCAGTGCACACAGGACG tctTTTTCAGTCATGCAGTCTCCTCTGTCTGTACGACAGGGTACTCCAGGAAATACTACAG gtTTGCAGCAGGCGTGTTTGTCTCCAGCTCAGGTCGATCCGTTCTACAGTCAGGGAGAATCTTTGTCATCTGAAGATCAACTGGACCAGACCTGGGTCACTGTGTTTGG tttccCTCCCGCGTCCGCCTCGTACATCCTGCTGCAGTTTGCTCAGTACGGAAACATCCTGAAACACAAG ATGGCGTCTCCTGGTAACTGGATGCATCTTCAGTATCAGTCCAAGCTTCAGGCGAAGAAAGCTCTGTCCAAGGATGGAAAAGTGTTTGGAGACGCCATCATGGTGGGAGTGAAGCCCTGTATagacaag AGTGTGATGGACAGCAGCGAGGCcgactcctcccccttctcctcGTCCATGTGCTCCTCCTCCGTCCTCCCGTCCACGCCTCGCTCCGCCATCAGACCGCTCAGCTCCGCCTACAGGAGCTCCACCGGAGACTTCCAG gtggtgtcagacagacagacgcccAGGAAGGACGACAGCTTAGTTTCCAAAGCAATGGAATACATGTTCGGCTGGTGA
- the nup35 gene encoding nucleoporin NUP35 isoform X1: MELQVGTEPMTLGSPTSTKTNPGAQFLPGFLMGDLPAPASPQPRPFSLTMPLMESTGTPRGGGSGGGGGSAPQPVIPTPKDKSGAPPVRSIRDDLVCVGTPLSAHRTSFSVMQSPLSVRQGTPGNTTGLQQACLSPAQVDPFYSQGESLSSEDQLDQTWVTVFGFPPASASYILLQFAQYGNILKHKMASPGNWMHLQYQSKLQAKKALSKDGKVFGDAIMVGVKPCIDKSVMDSSEADSSPFSSSMCSSSVLPSTPRSAIRPLSSAYRSSTGDFQVVSDRQTPRKDDSLVSKAMEYMFGW; this comes from the exons ATGGAACTACAAG tgGGGACTGAACCCATGACCCTTGGCTCTCCCACGTCAACCAAGACAAACCCCGGGGCCCAGTTCCTGCCCGGCTTCCTCATGGGTGACCTTCCTGCTCCGGCGAGCCCGCAGCCCCGCCCCTTCAGCCTGACCATGCCCCTCATGGAGAGCACAGGTACGCCGCGAG gcggaggaagtggaggaggaggaggctccgCCCCTCAGCCTGTCATCCCCACCCCTAAAGATAAAAGTGGAGCCCCGCCTGTTCGCAGTATCCGCGACGACCTGGTGTGTGTGGGGACACCGCTCAGTGCACACAGGACG tctTTTTCAGTCATGCAGTCTCCTCTGTCTGTACGACAGGGTACTCCAGGAAATACTACAG gtTTGCAGCAGGCGTGTTTGTCTCCAGCTCAGGTCGATCCGTTCTACAGTCAGGGAGAATCTTTGTCATCTGAAGATCAACTGGACCAGACCTGGGTCACTGTGTTTGG tttccCTCCCGCGTCCGCCTCGTACATCCTGCTGCAGTTTGCTCAGTACGGAAACATCCTGAAACACAAG ATGGCGTCTCCTGGTAACTGGATGCATCTTCAGTATCAGTCCAAGCTTCAGGCGAAGAAAGCTCTGTCCAAGGATGGAAAAGTGTTTGGAGACGCCATCATGGTGGGAGTGAAGCCCTGTATagacaag AGTGTGATGGACAGCAGCGAGGCcgactcctcccccttctcctcGTCCATGTGCTCCTCCTCCGTCCTCCCGTCCACGCCTCGCTCCGCCATCAGACCGCTCAGCTCCGCCTACAGGAGCTCCACCGGAGACTTCCAG gtggtgtcagacagacagacgcccAGGAAGGACGACAGCTTAGTTTCCAAAGCAATGGAATACATGTTCGGCTGGTGA